From the genome of Tachypleus tridentatus isolate NWPU-2018 chromosome 6, ASM421037v1, whole genome shotgun sequence:
TCAAGGCCTGCAGACCTATCATACTTTTGTGAGCCATGGAATACTCAAATTCATATCAAATGTTCACCAACCAAGAGCccaacaaaccttttttttttttgtctgagaGGAATACACCATTCTATTCAACAGAGTGAAATCAAATGTGCTATTGAATGCCAAACCAATTCTGAGATATACGCTGTGCACTGAATCTACTCGAAAACCTCCAGACAAGTGACCAACTTCATGAAAATAGTAACAACCACTAAACATATTGCTGATACCATTTTACGTGATGGTTGCTACTATCACATCTTTCATTTTAGTGCTGAACGTCCCTGCCATCACTCAATCAATCCTAGGATACCAAAGCAACCAGAATCTGTTTTGCCACCTAATGTAACACCTAATCTGCTGTTCCACCTAACACAGTCTTTAGTCAAATCGTCTATTGTGAAGCTGCCATCCAACTCAATTCAAACTTTCACCATGAAAATCAACAACCATACTCAGACAGCCAATCATGTACAGAACAAGTCTCAGTTTCTTAACAAATTCACTCAGATGCCATCTATTACACCTCACTCGAAAACATCTTCCCAGACGCAAACTACACAAGTTACCTACTACGACATGTCAACTATAACAGACAAGCATCTTACCATTTCTCAAACTATTCAAACTATATTACACAGAAGATATTAATTTTCCCAGACGACTGAAGAATACCTGGAGAATTTACCTGTGCAAGTTCTAGAACTCCAACCTGGAGTTTTGCCATACAGTGCAGTGGACTCACCACCTCTCAATGACTTTCACACATTAATGGAAAgggtaaaacattattgtaacataGCACCATTTTTCTCCGTGTGACCCTCCACCTTCATGAAGTGAGCTAAAATGGCACTagctagtgaaagtgggttttcccgGGGTTCTCCTATTTCCCCCATATCTAAATTTCGGCATTGGGTCTACAGATCCCAGCCGTCCTGAGGGACCCTAAGTCATGTATCAGCCGTTGATTTTGTGGTATTTGCATATATCCTATGAGTGTCTGGTGTCAGTTTGCTGGTCTTTTGTCTTCCTTGCTTGCTCAAAATTTGCACCATATATAAGGATGATCTCGtccgtgtttttttttctcttctcttcgGGTAGCTGCTTCAATATCCTAAAGTCATGAGTGGGGCGAAGAGAAAGGCCATCCTTCTGAGCACTCTCAGTTATCTCTATCCCTGGAGGGGATAGAAAACTTCAGACCGAAATACTCGTcagctttgttgttgttgttacgtGGCTCTCAGTTCCAAGGTCGACATTCAGCAGAGGGGATGTGCAGTCAGCAGCTGCGAGCAACGTAGTGTAAACCAGcgacatttttattttgtttgtgcattaacctcagttttactaaaaaaggCATACCCTTAGTTCTTTTCAGGACAAGTAAAACGATAAATTGCAGATCAAAGAACAAGACTGTAACAAGATCCAATGGTGAAGCCATGTCAAATGAAGAGATCATCGAAATGCTTAATAAGGCAATTGAGGGACCAGCCTCAGAAATTTCGAGCTCATCTACAGATGGATCGGAGAAGGACAGCTCGGATTTAGGTCcagaagaaacaaacaagctGTCAATAAAAGAAGGAGAACCAACTCCAGAGAAAAGaagacaaaagaagaaaaaggttacagtaagtatagttttaaataactctactaactctaatactaataactctacgaactctaatactaataactctactaactctatactaataactctactaactctataCTAATAACTccactaactctaatactaatagcTCTCTAattctactaactctaatactaataactctactaactctatactaataactctactaactctaatactaatagcTCTATAATTCTACTAACTCTAAGACTAATAGCTCTAAGcaacactaaattaaaaacacaaacaatggCATTGATAACACTAAAAACATCCCCACTGTTTCAATCATTCAATCACACGCTGATCCTCAATACAGAATTCCAACTCTGTTTATTGAAGGAATAAACAACACAACATGCATCCCTCAGATAGTGAAACAACTGAGGGCTTATTTCCTGGGCATTCAATTTAAAGACATTAAACGACTTCCCAACAGAAGAATAATGATAAAATGTACAGAACTACATGAATTTGCACACATTTTGGCCCACTGGTCCAAGGATGCCTTTGGAGTAAAACTGAGAAGTCCTTCACCCATGAAGGCTTCTGGAACTGGAAAAAGGTGACCACATCACTGAAGTCCCATGATAACTCTGCAGGACAGAAGTTTGCCATGCAAGCTTGGGCAgagtttaaattgcagaaaacaaagggtGCAAGGATCCAACATGCTCTCGATGCAAGCCATGCTGAAACTGTGGAGGAAAACCGACATTATATGAAAGCCGTGATAGATGCACTGCTCTACACAGCCTGCCAGAATAAAGCTCAGAGAGGTcacagggaaggtagtcagtcagaTAACAGGGGCAATTTCCTGAAACTTCTTGACATGATTTCCAGGTATGATGAAATCGTGAAGAAGAAGCTGAGTGGTCCTGCCAATGCCAAGTACACGCACCATGATATCCAAAACGAACTGCTTGACATCATAGTTGGAATGATCAGAAAGGATATCAGCAAAGACATCATGGAAGCTGAGAATTTTGCTCTAATGGtggatgaaacaaaggatgtgagcaaACAAGGTCCATTGTGGTAAGGTACCTCCACCAACAGAGCCTTCACAAGGAGTTCCTGGACTTCACAGTAAGGCTTCTACGTTTACACGTGTACACGATGAAGGTTACTGTTTGTGGTGTATCCGTTTAGGATATTACAAAACGTTTAATTGCTTAGGTCCTGCACTAAGTGTGAGCCAGTTGGTAACgtcattaattaataaacatacgATAGCTATcatttgtgacaaaatattttcccTACAGTCCCAGAcagtttttgctgttttttacgATTTACTCACATTTGCCATATTGGCTCCTCGGATAACCTGCACCGAGTGGTGGATAagattgtacaaaatatttctgCAAAAAGAATTATGCCATAAATCGTTTTCTAAATGGCAAATGCAAAGTGTTGTTGTCTTATACCCAAACATCACTCAAAACACACTTCAGTAAAGATCCCTGACAGCGCACGCATGCATCCGTAAACATGGTCAAATCACGTGCAAACAATCTTGTAATTGTTGTCTGGTATGAATGTGAAAATTGCCACTCGCTCACACCCAAACCAGCCAACGGAAGTGGTACAAAATGGATTCTGCTAGTTCTAGGCCTGCAACCGCCAAGCGTTCAAAAGTATGGGACCATTTTGAacgtgaaaataacaacaaagtgaAGTGTAAGTTATGTTTCACTCACCTTTCATTTTCTGGAGGTTCAACAGGAACAATGCTAAACCACCTTAAGCATAAACATAAGTCAATCTACTGTGAAGAAACAAAAGTTCAAACTAAAATCAACGCAAATAAAGCACCTGTATTATCAAAGGATAGGTGGAATAGCTGCACACAAAAGTTAGCTTTATTGTGTGCCGTGGACTTGCATCCGTTATCAATCTGTGAAGGACCCGGTTTCCGGGCGTTTTGTGGAGAACTAAATCCCAGTTACACTGTACCTTTGAAACAAACGGTCACAAATCATCTGAAGAAAATATTTGCTACTGAGAAAGAGTTACTCATCAATGATATCCTGAATCACTGCACAAGTATTGCCATGACGTCTGATCTATGGACAAGCCAGGCAACTGAAGCGTACATAACAGTTACGGGGCACTATCTTGATTCGAACTGGACACTGCACAATGTTGTTTTAACCACAAGAGAAGTCACAGACAGACATACTAGAGAAAATCTGGCTAATGAACTGAGGTCAATCACGTCAGAATTTCACATACCACTGAACAAAATTACGGCACTCATAACAGACAATGCCAGCAACATGACATTGTGCTGCAACAATCTTGGCTAGCTGAGTGTGAAATGTTTCGCACACACGCTACAGCTCTGCATCAGATCTGCATTTGATAAAGTCAGATCAATTAACCACGCTATTGGCAGCCAAAAACTAGTAACTTTTTTTCGAAAATCCGTGTTAGCTTCCAATGAGCTCACCCAACGTCAAAAGCAGATGGGATTACCGCACCACAGTTTGATCATAGACTGTGCAACATGGTGGAATAGCACGTACGAGATGTTTGACAGACTTATAGAACAGAGACTTGCTGTATATGCAGTCTTGCACAGTAATGTTGTGAAGGACTCTCAAGCAAAGGTTCTTGACATTACTGATAAAGACTGGGAGGTCATTCAAGATATTGTTCCAGTTCTTCAGCCTTTATACATAGCCACAAGGGGTCTTTGCTCAGAACAATATCCAACCCTCTCTGGGGTGATGCCGATCGTGTACAGTCTGTTGGAGATCCATTTAAAGACCAAAGACTCAGATTCCAATGTGGTTAAAAACTTCAAAGTTGAAATCTCACAAGATCTGAAAAGACGTTTCAACACAGAAACTGAAGACATGTGCAAAAACATTAGAATGATGTGTTCTTTCATGGATCCCCGATACAAAGAATTGCCATTTTTGACACCAGCTCAGCGAGATGTAGTTCACCGAGAAATCATTTGTTACTGTCAAAAACTGGCACAGTCTGAATCACAAGTCACTGGAGTAGCAGCTGACAGGTCTGTTCCTCAACATCAGTCAGCAGAGGTGAATTCAAGTACCAAACCAGGCAGCAAACTATCACAAGACGACATGGCTTATTTCTTGGGTGATTTTTATGAACAAGACTGTTCTGTTGTTGTTCCTGAATCCCCCGAGGCTGAATTAGAACTCCTCTACCTGGAGCAAAAGCCAATCCCATGCAAAGAATCTCCGTTTGCCTGTTGGCGAAATGAACAATCATCGTATCCAACGATGTCTAAACTGGCCCGAACACTGCTCTCCATTCCAGGCACCTCTGTACCGTCCGAGCGGGTATTTTCCTGTGCTGGTGGTgagttctttatttcttttataaaacattcacacTATATCACACATGTGGTTCATCATGATTATAGATATATACCGCTATCCGACATATCAGAATATGTTCTATTGTAAATACTTAAATGTTTCTATTATATGTTTATGCCAGGAACTGTTACAAAATTGAGATCGTCTCTTGATCCCGACACAGTGgacatgttgattttttttaaacaaacgatTAAAGCCAAAACAATGCCAAGAGTGTGGATCATGTCTCCATAAAACTTGAGGCTTCAGCTCCCGATACAGCTACCAATCTCCCTGTCCGCATCAAGCAAGAGCCAATGGATGTCAGTGTTGCACACTCCAGTGATGTTCCGGCTCTCCCTACTCTTGGAGGAGTCACTGACTTGGAGTGGGAGTGGGCCCAAAATCcaacatatatatgttttctaTTGCACGTTGTACCTTTCATATTCACTTCAATTAATGCATTGATGTTTTTGTAAACTTGTGTGGAAATAAGAACAATTTTCCGACATCATGTTTTTGTCGTTGTCTGTATGTGTCTGAGCATGCGCACTCCTGGTACTTGGGTTTTTCCCATTTTCAGTACACAGTTCAGagtgataatattttatcatttgtatGGTGCAACGTAACTAAGATAATGTAATGACACAATAAGATTGGCAGTAACAGAGTGaggtaaaatgttaaaacaaaacacgtgACACACCtgcaattaattttcattttattcatatttcaaatGTGGCCAATATATTCACtgaacacaacaccaacatcaatTCCGTGTACACGAATAGTTTCGTGTATTGAGTGACATGTAAAGGTTTACAGAAATTAGTAAACGTAGAAGCCTTACTTCACAGCTGCTGAGGGTCTggatgcagattcattgctcaagaaaatcatggagactttggctaaatgtggtattgaccataatgccTGCATTGGCCAGTGCTATGATGGAGCTGCAGTCATGTCAGGGCACATCAGTGACATACAAGAGATTCAGGAGAGAGGTGTCTCAGGCTATGTATGTCCACTGCTATGCACACATGCTCAACATTGTGCTAGTTGATTGTGTGCACAACGTCCAGGCTGCagcagagttctttgtgacaattcagaagctgtacaaattcttctCTACATTGGTTGGGCATGAagaattcataatcacatctagtactggccaaagagatgaaccaatACCAGATGCCAGGAGACATACCTTCTATCCCATCATAGACAGGgtgctcaacgagctgaatagaagattctcctctgatgcctgcagtgttctgatgggtgcaactgcattgaatcccaaacactccacatttctggacaagcaagcactcttaggaatggcagcaaactatggtgtggcagaggatgaccttgcagtggaggtccaccagttgaactggctaattgccaggaagataGACTAGGGGCAGGAAATATCCagaccattggagcttgcaaccatgctggagccatacaaggatgccttcatggatctccacaaattTGTATGCATTGCTGTGActctgcctgtcacttcagctgcctgtgagagaactttctcatgtctgaagcttctgaagacatacttgcgcaacagcagtggtaacaaccacaccagcaaccttgctgtcatatcagtaaactccaggaaggcaaaacaactcgatattgatactgttatagacacatttgctgccaatcaccagaacaggtgcattgttttgaagtaatattgactataaacacaacatgatgatagatagttagcctgatagtgaccttacttttcctcagagtgtattaacttcacatggtaTAATTCGTTTCTGTTATGTAAACtgtgtctttatgttatatttcttttgatttgtagcgttactcttaatggtatattaaatgttcaatctaagctaatcttgattttatttattattatgtattaccttgggtggggcccagcatggccaagcgctttaaggcattcgactcgtaatccgagggtctcaggttcgcatccccgtcacgccaaacatgttcccctttcaactgtgggggcgttataatgtgacggtaaatctcactattcgttggtaaaaaagtagcccaagagttggcggtgggtggtgatgactagctgccttccctctagtcttacactgcaaaattagggagggttagcagagatagtcctcgagtagctttgtgcgaaattaaaaaaaaacaacaaaaaaacaaagaataccttgggtggaatttagatgagcttcctcttttacatatacgcgtattttcataaacaaattatttctaatttgtaataatgaattattaatcagagtatgagtttccagtgaaaactgcattgaaaacgcatttcaaaatagcacaccattctgaaatgtaccttgatatttacattattataatttaccatctatacttcatattgatggcactttgggaagcccctccacagtttacctcaacATTATGTAATTACACAACCATTATTATATAAATCAGTAAATATATCATATTTGCCTTGAATTGgattaaaattttgatttcttaaaccatgttgtttaaaacaaacttaagtatGAAAATAACATCTTTTAAGACTCAAATTAATTTTATGGAATTTCCTAACAAATATACTTCAACTGAGAAAAAAGTACAGGGGATAGGTGTTTTAGGATGTAACAATagtactaaatttattttaagttgtCTATAAGCAATTCACCCCAACCATACAAATGAAACTAACTTTATCGATAACACATGTTTTTATCACATTTGAACCCATCATGTTTAGATTTATCATGGCAAGCAATATGCACCAGTTCAAGGTTAGCAGAAGTAAACAGTAATGAGTAAAAGTAGTCTGAATTTATGACTGACTTCACAGGAAGGTCTCTAATAGCATTCACAACTGCTGGAATGATAGTACGGGATCTTTCAATCCTAAAAGAAATGATCAAGAAATTAACTTATAGTTatcacatataataataataattatagaggttttttaaaaaaaaagctgaCAATTTACAATAGTTTTAATGCATAAACCATTACATAGGGTGCATTATTAAAAATCTAGAAATTCTGTgtcaaatgaaagaaaataacattttctaagTACCAAGaaatattcaacatatttttattcatcagggcatttactgttttaaacattCTTTGAGTAAAATTAATTACCTGTGATCAAGATTCCAAGTACTGAAAAGTTTACGATGCTCACTACTAAGATATGGATTAAGTGTATGAGCTTTATCACATTTAGAGGCATTGTACCGTCCTTGACAAGAAAATGTGCCTTCTTCGGTACACAAAGCTTTTAATTCTCCACGAACAAACAGATGGCCATTGTAATTATCTCTTTTCAGTAAGTTTTTTAAATCAATGAGCAGATCAATCAGCAACATCTCTGGAAGGTTCCTTCTTTGTAATTCTACTTTGGTCTGAAgggaaaaaaagtaatatttaattttaaaaaatttgactACTATGGTCTGTTACTTTATTATATCTAGCTAAGacatgaaaacaaatacaaatcagAAGgctggaaaatatttataaatattaataccactgtcatattgcaaatattttgatgttatcattccaccaatataaatagtacaatcaGTAAAAATGAAGACTATCTTgcttataagttaaatatatatatgatgaaatataaaaatcgTTGCTTCTCTTATTGCAAGATTcttcaaaattgaaaatttttcaAAAGACTATGAAATATAAGAATGAGCCAAGTTTCTATCCAAAAACAATGTCATTCACAACACCCTGATgcaataaattatatacatattttacaattcTTTTTTCAAAAATTCTGATCAACTTCAAGCAAAACACCCAAAGTAATTCTCTCAACTAATTATTTAGTGAATTAGTCAGAccattattgaaaacaaattgtcAAAAACCTGTACATGAAGAAGTACAAGAAAAATCAACTTTGGCTGCAATAGTTTAAATTTTGCACCAatgacaataattattttttcacactatttacaatgaatatttttcattacaaaacaGCATCATGTAACTTAACCTTAACTTCAACCACAAAAATAAACCTAATTGAATCATTATGTAAACAtgggttaaaaaaataaaatcagccTAAACTGCATTCTTAAAGATTATATTTTACGCCTTTCAGGACAGTAATAAATTCACTTATACAAAcaccaaaaaaaacaaatcttttgtaTCACATATCACATTACATCATCTGCAGATTAAATTCAATTATACCCACATTTGAACGAAAAcgtgaattttaaataaaaaatatcttattagaATCAAAAAGCTTTATTCATGCATGGTAAAGACTTgaaaaattttaatgataaatgtgtttgtatgttGAGGGCAAAAGTTGGAAGTGGATCACGTTCAGAAGTATTCTAATTTTTAGGCCTATTTTAATGCATGAACAATGTTTGATGAAAACTGAGGAGGGTTGCAGGCAAGACtaggaaaaataatgaaaaaaggcAGTTTAACGACCATGTAATAAATTTCTGTTATTTACACTTTTTGGACTCAACtagagtttttatatttatgtcaaaACTATTTGTATAACTATTCATTATCTTTAACCAAAAACTCAATTCCTGTTGGAGAAACAGTAAATCTATTGACATTTACAGGTATAAGGGGCTCTTATATGAGTGTTATCTGCCTAATCTGTTGGCTCTCAAAATTTCTTAACAAGATACTAACAGGTACGAAGTTAGTGTGTTTTAATTTGAGGGGAAAAATATAATACTTGTAAACCTTATAGCTTCGAATATCTCAGcagatattaatatataactaatttatttttgttaatgacaAACTTCATTCTTGCAGcttatttgttacataaatttaatGTATAGCTCAATGAAACACATTTACATATTATAGacttacaagtttttttttttacattttaccttATAATAGTAACTTCTGATTCTATGTTCGGCATTGCCTTTCATGTATTCTTTCTTAGATATATATCTCTCATCTAAACCTGAAAGCACAATACACAAGTTGatcattaacaaattaaacaaatgaagCTGATGATACTGtcgattataattattaaatctaAAATGTAATACAAATCCTAATTGCTGAATAAATTgaagtaataacatttttaatatgtacatTTTCTGAAAAAACTTAGACAATAATCTcaaagtgaacagaaaacagcAATTCTTGTTCATTCATGATTATgtttaaatctaattttttgttACTTGGAATAAACATCATGAAGATATTTTCTTCTGGAAACTTTAACTTGCTCTGGTGGTTACATTTAGAATTTTTagaaattatgaaagaaataaatattaaaatggcCACATTGAAATCTGACAGCATTCACATCacttgatataagaaaaaaacaagataaaagcATTATGTGAGTTGGTGTCCATTACTCTGTACTTGAATAAAGTATCAGTAACACAAACTcgcaaaacataaataatttactcCAAAACTCCTCCTCATGTGTTTGACAATAaccatattttaatttctttaaggcCAAGATT
Proteins encoded in this window:
- the LOC143251545 gene encoding E3 SUMO-protein ligase ZBED1-like, translated to MQAWAEFKLQKTKGARIQHALDASHAETVEENRHYMKAVIDALLYTACQNKAQRGHREGSQSDNRGNFLKLLDMISRYDEIVKKKLSGPANAKYTHHDIQNELLDIIVGMIRKDISKDIMEAENFALMVDETKDVSKQGPLCQKLVTFFRKSVLASNELTQRQKQMGLPHHSLIIDCATWWNSTYEMFDRLIEQRLAVYAVLHSNVVKDSQAKVLDITDKDWEVIQDIVPVLQPLYIATRGLCSEQYPTLSGVMPIVYSLLEIHLKTKDSDSNVVKNFKVEISQDLKRRFNTETEDMCKNIRMMCSFMDPRYKELPFLTPAQRDVVHREIICYCQKLAQSESQVTGVAADRSVPQHQSAEVNSSTKPGSKLSQDDMAYFLGDFYEQDCSVVVPESPEAELELLYLEQKPIPCKESPFACWRNEQSSYPTMSKLARTLLSIPGTSVPSERVFSCAGGTVTKLRSSLDPDTVDMLIFFKQTIKAKTMPRVWIMSP
- the LOC143251546 gene encoding DNA fragmentation factor subunit beta-like produces the protein MPVNEEISLIQTDKIKKKIVLAKSFAELKRKACLEFKIDSNNVKFVLQDGTEVSDDDFLQTRSNYTCLTVLTEGELHTYLPQRVKEALDTIATVITKNKRIFIEADEFVEEKVHLLQQLQKIIEKIIVPDEEKFADLRKEHVEWFEGLDERYISKKEYMKGNAEHRIRSYYYKTKVELQRRNLPEMLLIDLLIDLKNLLKRDNYNGHLFVRGELKALCTEEGTFSCQGRYNASKCDKAHTLNPYLSSEHRKLFSTWNLDHRIERSRTIIPAVVNAIRDLPVKSVINSDYFYSLLFTSANLELVHIACHDKSKHDGFKCDKNMCYR